A part of Endomicrobiales bacterium genomic DNA contains:
- a CDS encoding NAD(P)H-hydrate dehydratase: MKEIQVKVLQITMSLVRKLMPVRKKNSNKKDFGHVLILAGSKNMAGAPVLCANAAIRFGAGLVSVGVPEVIRDIVVKKTRSEVMVRGFNANINDGTFGLKAFKEIKKFIIERKIDAIAIGPGISVNSSTIALVVKILQTFKGFIVLDADALNCIAKSKYDLSSSNAKIVITPHEGEFSRLSGLSLKNISSRRCQSACEFANKNKVVCVLKGSATVVSDGNKIFINTTGNPGMATAGCGDVLTGMIVAALCQITQPIMASVFAVYIHGLAGDIAAKDNTQIGMVASDISGRLPLALKRIVGYKMLPLTSILSLEGRGSPKGR, from the coding sequence ATGAAAGAAATACAAGTTAAAGTTCTGCAAATAACAATGTCGCTTGTGCGCAAACTTATGCCTGTGCGCAAAAAGAACTCAAACAAAAAAGATTTTGGGCATGTTCTTATTTTAGCAGGCTCAAAAAATATGGCTGGCGCTCCGGTGCTTTGCGCGAATGCCGCAATAAGGTTTGGCGCAGGGCTTGTAAGTGTTGGTGTGCCAGAAGTAATCAGGGATATTGTTGTCAAAAAAACAAGGTCTGAGGTAATGGTGCGTGGTTTTAATGCAAACATAAATGACGGCACATTTGGCTTAAAAGCTTTTAAAGAAATTAAAAAATTTATTATTGAAAGAAAAATAGATGCAATTGCAATTGGGCCTGGCATATCGGTAAATAGTTCAACAATTGCCCTTGTAGTGAAAATTTTACAAACATTCAAAGGTTTTATTGTTTTAGACGCAGATGCGCTAAACTGCATTGCTAAAAGTAAATATGACCTTTCAAGCTCCAATGCGAAAATTGTAATAACGCCGCACGAAGGTGAGTTTTCAAGGTTAAGCGGTCTATCTTTGAAAAACATAAGTTCAAGAAGATGTCAGAGTGCTTGCGAATTTGCAAATAAAAATAAGGTTGTCTGCGTTTTAAAGGGTTCAGCCACAGTTGTCAGTGATGGCAATAAAATATTTATAAATACAACAGGTAACCCTGGCATGGCAACAGCTGGTTGTGGCGATGTTCTTACTGGAATGATTGTAGCTGCCCTATGCCAAATAACTCAGCCGATTATGGCAAGCGTTTTTGCTGTTTATATACACGGGCTTGCCGGCGATATTGCCGCGAAAGATAATACTCAAATTGGCATGGTTGCAAGTGATATATCAGGACGGCTTCCTTTGGCGTTAAAGAGAATAGTCGGTTACAAAATGCTCCCCCTCACCTCAATCCTCTCCCTCGAGGGGAGAGGAAGCCCGAAGGGCAGGTGA
- the acpS gene encoding holo-ACP synthase: MEIGIDIVEVKRIERLIKDKAFLARVYTLQEIAYCSSKKIKAQHFAVRFATKEAVWKAICKNGIALKDIEVKNLSNGKPVVLIKNTPAKNISISLTHTKNYAAAVAVVKKTKTK; the protein is encoded by the coding sequence ATGGAAATTGGAATAGATATAGTAGAAGTAAAACGCATTGAACGATTAATAAAAGACAAGGCGTTTTTGGCGAGAGTATATACGCTTCAAGAAATTGCGTATTGCTCAAGTAAAAAAATAAAGGCACAGCACTTTGCCGTGCGCTTTGCCACAAAAGAAGCGGTTTGGAAGGCGATTTGTAAAAACGGTATTGCTCTAAAAGACATTGAGGTAAAAAACCTTTCAAACGGCAAACCAGTTGTACTAATAAAAAATACTCCCGCAAAAAATATCTCTATATCGCTTACACACACCAAAAACTATGCGGCAGCAGTTGCCGTTGTTAAAAAAACAAAAACAAAATGA
- the glmS gene encoding glutamine--fructose-6-phosphate transaminase (isomerizing), with product MCGIVGYIGPKLAADVILEGLRRLEYRGYDSAGIAVISNGKIELRRSVGKLVNLQANLTKNQLIGNIGIGHTRWATHGKPSEENAHPHTDCSGNIVVVHNGIIENYLELKKELVAKGHKFKSETDTEVIAHIVEKNFSGNLLEAVKKTVLEIKGAFAIGVIYAHDPQRIIAARKDAPLIVGLGDGENFLASDIPAILPYTRKMILLEEGDIVELKSSGVKIFNFSGKEVTRKPQNILWDPVQAEKGGFKHFMLKEIFEQPETIQDTIRGRIYPEENRIYLEEVKLSDDFLKKLSKVNIIACGTSYHAGLVGKFLFENLAGIATEVDIASEFRYRSPLLSKDMLTIVISQSGETADTLAALRLAKQSGCPTLAICNAVGSTASREADNVLYTHCGPEIGVASTKAFTGQLTSIYLLALDWALRRKTISAERFKVLISELWNVSVRVKEVLNNARLIEKLAKIYSDKRDFLYLGRNINYPIALEGALKLKEISYIHAEGYPAGEMKHGPIALIDENMPVMVIATKSAVYEKILSNIEEVKARGGKVIAIATCGDEQIKVKSDHQIFLPDMDELFYPFFTVIPMQLFAYYVSVHLGCDVDQPRNLAKSVTVE from the coding sequence ATGTGTGGCATAGTCGGCTATATCGGACCAAAATTAGCAGCAGATGTAATTCTTGAGGGGCTTAGGCGCCTTGAGTATCGCGGTTACGATTCAGCAGGCATTGCGGTTATCTCTAATGGAAAAATTGAGCTTAGACGAAGCGTTGGAAAACTTGTAAATCTTCAGGCAAACCTGACTAAAAATCAGTTAATTGGCAACATAGGCATTGGACATACCCGATGGGCAACACACGGCAAACCATCTGAAGAAAATGCCCACCCTCACACCGACTGTTCCGGCAATATAGTGGTTGTGCATAATGGCATTATTGAAAACTATTTAGAGCTTAAAAAAGAGCTTGTGGCGAAAGGCCACAAATTTAAGTCAGAAACCGATACTGAAGTAATAGCACACATTGTTGAGAAAAATTTCTCAGGTAATTTGCTTGAGGCCGTAAAAAAGACCGTATTAGAAATAAAAGGCGCTTTTGCAATTGGTGTTATATACGCTCACGACCCGCAACGCATAATTGCCGCGCGCAAAGATGCCCCGCTTATTGTTGGTTTAGGAGATGGGGAAAACTTTCTTGCGTCAGATATTCCTGCAATTCTTCCTTACACAAGAAAAATGATTTTGCTTGAAGAGGGTGATATAGTTGAGTTAAAAAGCTCAGGTGTAAAAATATTTAATTTCTCAGGTAAAGAAGTTACGCGCAAGCCGCAAAACATTCTTTGGGACCCTGTCCAGGCGGAAAAAGGCGGTTTTAAGCACTTTATGCTTAAAGAAATTTTTGAACAGCCGGAAACAATACAAGACACAATTCGCGGCAGAATATACCCGGAAGAAAATAGAATATATTTAGAAGAAGTTAAACTTTCCGATGACTTTTTAAAAAAACTCTCAAAGGTAAATATAATTGCTTGCGGCACTTCTTATCACGCGGGGCTTGTTGGCAAGTTTCTTTTTGAAAATCTTGCCGGCATTGCCACAGAGGTTGATATTGCTTCTGAGTTTCGCTACCGCTCACCATTACTTTCAAAAGATATGCTTACCATAGTTATCTCTCAAAGCGGTGAAACCGCTGACACCCTTGCGGCATTGCGACTGGCAAAGCAAAGCGGCTGCCCAACACTTGCTATATGCAACGCGGTTGGTTCAACTGCAAGCAGAGAGGCGGACAATGTTTTATACACTCATTGCGGCCCTGAAATTGGTGTTGCTTCAACTAAGGCGTTTACTGGTCAGCTTACAAGCATTTATTTATTAGCACTTGACTGGGCACTAAGAAGAAAAACCATCTCGGCAGAACGCTTTAAAGTTTTAATTAGTGAGCTTTGGAATGTTTCTGTGCGTGTTAAAGAAGTACTAAATAATGCCAGATTGATTGAAAAACTTGCAAAAATATACTCCGACAAAAGAGATTTTCTTTATTTAGGGAGAAACATTAACTACCCCATAGCTCTTGAAGGTGCCCTGAAACTTAAAGAAATATCTTACATACACGCAGAGGGCTACCCGGCCGGGGAAATGAAGCATGGACCGATAGCTTTGATAGATGAAAATATGCCGGTAATGGTAATAGCCACAAAGAGCGCGGTTTATGAAAAAATATTAAGCAATATTGAAGAAGTAAAAGCCAGAGGTGGAAAGGTAATTGCAATAGCAACTTGCGGCGATGAACAAATAAAAGTAAAAAGCGACCACCAAATATTTTTGCCTGATATGGATGAGTTATTTTATCCGTTTTTTACTGTAATCCCTATGCAGTTATTTGCTTATTATGTTTCTGTTCACCTTGGCTGCGATGTTGACCAGCCAAGAAACCTGGCAAAGTCGGTAACGGTAGAATAA
- a CDS encoding pyridoxine 5'-phosphate synthase, translated as MQIIKVKTIANSKKTMVKLGVNIDHIATLRQARLEGFPSPLLAALECEKAGANGITVHLREDRRHIQDADVFELRKKIKTKLNLEMAVCNEIISIAIKVKPDFVCLVPEKRSELTTEGGLDVIAAKNKITKAISVLKKANIKVSLFINPDVSQVMAASKVGADCVELHTGKYAQCFAKSSGKKEFKRIELAASLALKLGMLVNAGHGLDYKNVSQVVSINGINELNIGFSIIARSVFVGLPKAVKEMKKLMQVL; from the coding sequence TTGCAAATTATAAAAGTTAAAACTATCGCTAATTCTAAAAAAACTATGGTAAAACTTGGCGTAAATATTGATCACATAGCAACACTGCGGCAGGCGCGGTTAGAAGGTTTTCCAAGCCCATTGCTTGCGGCACTTGAGTGCGAAAAAGCTGGCGCGAACGGTATTACGGTACACTTGCGTGAAGACCGCAGACACATTCAAGATGCCGATGTTTTTGAGTTAAGAAAAAAAATCAAAACAAAACTAAACCTTGAAATGGCAGTTTGCAACGAAATAATTTCCATTGCCATAAAAGTTAAACCCGATTTTGTTTGTTTAGTTCCAGAGAAAAGGAGTGAGCTTACTACGGAAGGCGGGTTAGATGTTATTGCCGCCAAAAATAAAATTACCAAGGCAATAAGCGTACTTAAAAAAGCAAATATAAAAGTCAGTTTGTTTATTAACCCTGATGTTAGTCAGGTAATGGCCGCATCAAAAGTTGGCGCGGATTGTGTTGAACTTCATACAGGTAAATATGCCCAGTGTTTTGCCAAGTCATCAGGCAAAAAAGAATTCAAACGAATAGAGTTAGCGGCATCATTGGCCCTTAAATTAGGCATGTTAGTTAATGCTGGGCATGGTTTAGATTATAAAAATGTTTCGCAAGTTGTTTCAATAAATGGCATAAATGAATTAAACATAGGTTTTTCTATAATTGCCCGTTCTGTTTTTGTTGGTTTGCCAAAAGCTGTAAAAGAAATGAAAAAGCTTATGCAGGTTTTATAA
- the glmM gene encoding phosphoglucosamine mutase codes for MPQEKKLFGTDGIRGRALKYPLDNKTVQKIGLAAGVVLGSYRNSKFIVGIDTRKSCPGIASVLSKALCAYGAQVWNVGVVPTPAVAFLVKKNKASAGVVISASHNLYKDNGIKFFGPDGKKLSDEKEAQIERLVFNNTMPINKKLQCRVVNKENIVAQYIEFILKTAGKKIKTTGKLIVIDCANGAASKIAPVIFRKLGFKVVAINASPNGVNINKNCGALHPQNLVKEVLRRNAYCGFAFDGDSDRVIAVDEKGIVRDGDYIIAILAKSLKQIGELANNTVVATVMANLGFFKTMQKAGIKVLSAKVGDRYVREAMDSSGAVLGGEQSGHFILSKYLPTGDGILSALQVLVALSVSSKTFSEFCSIVKKYPQVLLNVSVTSRVPLEKLANTSLAIEYASMQLKGDGRVFVRYSGTENLLRVMIEGKEKEAINKLAKNIAQIAQKEIANYKS; via the coding sequence ATGCCGCAGGAAAAAAAACTTTTTGGCACAGATGGCATAAGAGGTCGTGCGCTTAAGTATCCGCTTGATAATAAAACTGTGCAAAAAATTGGCCTTGCCGCGGGCGTAGTTCTGGGCTCTTACAGAAACAGCAAATTTATTGTAGGTATAGATACAAGGAAATCATGTCCTGGAATTGCATCAGTACTTTCGAAGGCACTTTGTGCTTATGGCGCTCAAGTTTGGAATGTCGGCGTAGTGCCGACCCCGGCGGTGGCATTTTTAGTTAAAAAAAATAAGGCGAGTGCGGGTGTTGTAATATCTGCATCGCACAACCTGTACAAAGATAACGGCATAAAATTTTTTGGGCCGGACGGTAAAAAACTTTCTGATGAGAAAGAAGCACAAATAGAGCGGTTGGTATTTAACAACACAATGCCAATTAACAAAAAATTACAATGTCGGGTTGTTAATAAAGAAAATATTGTCGCGCAATATATTGAGTTTATTTTAAAAACAGCCGGGAAAAAAATTAAGACAACAGGTAAACTAATAGTCATTGACTGTGCCAATGGGGCGGCTTCAAAAATTGCTCCTGTAATTTTTAGAAAACTTGGCTTTAAAGTTGTAGCAATTAATGCTAGTCCAAACGGTGTAAATATAAACAAAAATTGCGGGGCACTGCACCCTCAAAATTTGGTTAAGGAAGTATTAAGGCGTAATGCCTATTGCGGTTTTGCTTTTGACGGCGACAGTGACCGTGTAATTGCCGTAGATGAAAAGGGTATAGTGCGCGATGGCGACTACATAATTGCAATTTTAGCTAAAAGCTTAAAGCAAATAGGGGAGCTTGCAAATAACACAGTTGTGGCAACTGTTATGGCAAACCTTGGGTTTTTTAAGACAATGCAAAAAGCAGGTATAAAAGTGCTTAGTGCGAAAGTTGGAGACAGGTATGTGCGCGAGGCAATGGACTCTTCCGGTGCAGTGCTTGGCGGTGAGCAATCAGGCCATTTTATTTTAAGCAAATATCTTCCAACAGGTGACGGCATTTTAAGTGCTTTGCAGGTGCTTGTTGCGCTTAGCGTATCTTCCAAAACATTCTCAGAGTTTTGTTCAATAGTAAAAAAATATCCTCAGGTATTATTAAATGTATCAGTTACCAGTAGAGTTCCTTTAGAGAAACTTGCAAACACTTCATTAGCAATAGAATATGCCAGTATGCAGTTAAAAGGCGATGGGCGCGTGTTTGTGCGCTATTCGGGCACCGAAAACCTTTTACGCGTAATGATAGAAGGAAAAGAAAAAGAAGCAATAAATAAACTCGCGAAAAACATAGCTCAAATAGCACAAAAAGAAATTGCAAATTATAAAAGTTAA
- the cdaA gene encoding diadenylate cyclase CdaA translates to MHLFLNLWSNFFVHVIDILLIAYILYRLLLLIKGTMAVQMILGILTIIIVTVIAQVVLDLKTLSWLLEKFWIAAVVVVVVVFQPEIRSALAHLGSHRWGRVFLPSGNFIDEVIDAVITASEQKIGMLIVFEKELGLRNFADTGTHLNADVSKELILSIFNTRSPLHDGALILVNGRVMAAACLLPLSEDHYIAKTYGTRHRAAIGITESTDAIVIVVSEETGKISIVNDAKMVQTDCEELKVRFLELYIKTPSAI, encoded by the coding sequence ATGCACTTATTTTTGAATTTATGGTCTAATTTTTTTGTGCATGTAATTGACATATTGTTAATTGCCTATATACTTTACCGTCTTTTATTGCTTATAAAGGGCACTATGGCCGTGCAGATGATACTTGGCATTTTAACAATAATCATTGTTACGGTTATCGCGCAGGTTGTGCTTGATTTAAAAACACTCAGCTGGTTGCTTGAAAAGTTTTGGATTGCCGCGGTTGTTGTGGTTGTTGTAGTTTTTCAGCCAGAAATTCGCTCTGCGCTTGCCCACCTTGGAAGTCATAGGTGGGGAAGAGTTTTTTTACCTTCGGGGAATTTTATTGACGAAGTTATCGATGCTGTAATTACCGCTTCAGAACAAAAAATAGGAATGCTTATAGTTTTTGAAAAAGAGCTTGGTTTAAGGAACTTTGCCGATACGGGAACACATTTAAATGCCGATGTCAGCAAAGAATTAATTCTTTCTATATTTAATACCCGTTCGCCTTTGCACGATGGGGCGCTAATTTTAGTAAACGGAAGGGTAATGGCCGCGGCGTGTTTACTGCCTTTAAGTGAAGACCACTACATTGCTAAAACATATGGAACGCGCCACCGTGCCGCAATTGGCATTACAGAAAGTACCGATGCAATAGTAATAGTTGTTTCAGAAGAGACAGGTAAAATATCAATAGTTAACGACGCTAAAATGGTACAAACTGACTGCGAAGAGTTAAAAGTGCGTTTTCTTGAGTTATATATTAAAACACCCTCGGCCATTTAA
- the folP gene encoding dihydropteroate synthase encodes MQTTIVSINNLQDAKNWIAKTGADPYALSIMAQKSIFKTVYVQDIDNRAANILKQEMLSVGAEASINANISRFKRGTSNVLLMGTIKHFEIIYLKLVKEPFGLKELAENIKSAISNSQLNSFELSLPDSKLKLSKTLVMGVLNVTPDSFSGQNSMLKVDDAVVFGIKLAKDGADIIDIGGESSRPGAKPVSLKEELSRVITVIEKLAKKVKVPISIDTYKPEVASAALSAGASIINDITALRHKKGAMAKVASAKGAPVVLMHMQGTPATMQKQTKYSDVIIDICAFFKERIVFCQENGISKNKIILDPGFGFGKTIAQNIEILNNLNIFNSFGLPVLAGTSNKSFIGAITGVKEPQKRVVGSIASFVIAVINGAKIIRAHNILEAKEAIKLVDAVRCAENKEI; translated from the coding sequence ATGCAAACTACAATTGTGTCAATAAACAACTTGCAAGATGCCAAAAACTGGATTGCAAAAACAGGTGCAGACCCGTATGCGCTTAGCATAATGGCGCAAAAGAGCATTTTTAAAACTGTATATGTTCAGGACATAGATAACCGTGCGGCCAATATCTTAAAACAAGAAATGCTCTCGGTAGGTGCTGAGGCATCAATAAATGCAAATATTTCTCGTTTTAAACGAGGCACTTCAAATGTTCTTTTAATGGGTACAATTAAGCATTTTGAAATTATTTATTTAAAGTTGGTAAAAGAGCCGTTTGGTTTAAAAGAACTTGCCGAAAATATAAAAAGCGCCATTTCTAATTCTCAATTAAATAGCTTTGAACTCAGTTTGCCTGATTCAAAATTAAAACTTTCAAAAACATTGGTTATGGGTGTGCTAAATGTAACACCCGATTCGTTTTCTGGCCAAAACTCTATGCTTAAAGTTGATGATGCGGTTGTTTTTGGCATTAAGCTTGCCAAAGATGGCGCAGACATTATTGATATAGGCGGAGAATCTAGCAGACCGGGTGCAAAGCCCGTTTCTTTAAAAGAGGAGTTAAGCAGGGTTATTACGGTAATTGAAAAATTAGCAAAAAAAGTAAAAGTTCCCATATCAATTGATACATACAAACCGGAAGTCGCAAGCGCGGCTTTAAGTGCTGGCGCAAGCATAATAAACGATATAACCGCTTTGCGCCATAAAAAAGGTGCTATGGCAAAAGTTGCATCGGCTAAAGGTGCTCCTGTAGTTTTAATGCATATGCAGGGCACACCAGCTACAATGCAAAAACAAACAAAGTATAGCGATGTGATTATAGATATTTGTGCTTTTTTTAAAGAACGAATAGTTTTTTGCCAGGAAAATGGAATAAGTAAAAACAAAATTATATTAGACCCTGGTTTTGGTTTTGGCAAAACAATTGCACAAAACATTGAAATACTTAACAACTTAAATATATTTAATAGTTTTGGTTTGCCTGTGCTTGCCGGAACTTCAAACAAGAGTTTTATTGGCGCAATTACCGGTGTAAAAGAACCGCAAAAAAGAGTTGTTGGCTCTATCGCATCGTTTGTAATTGCTGTTATAAATGGTGCAAAAATTATAAGAGCACATAATATTTTAGAGGCCAAAGAGGCAATAAAACTTGTCGATGCAGTAAGATGTGCGGAAAATAAGGAAATTTAA
- the folE gene encoding GTP cyclohydrolase I FolE, with product MDMLKAQKAVKLLLESFGEDIGREGLKDTPKRVARFYEEALVGAKASPKDVLTVYYEKENHEEIVLVKDIPFYSLCEHHLLPFFGKAHVAYIPKKDRLLGLSKLARLVDLYSKRLQLQERITKQIADTIMEVAKPYGAMVILEAEHLCMTMRGVKKPGAKMVTSAMRGIFLKDARTRSEALALIK from the coding sequence ATGGATATGCTAAAGGCGCAAAAGGCAGTAAAACTTTTGCTTGAGTCATTTGGTGAAGATATAGGCAGAGAAGGCCTTAAAGATACACCAAAGCGTGTTGCACGGTTTTACGAAGAGGCACTCGTCGGTGCGAAAGCAAGCCCAAAAGATGTTCTTACAGTTTATTATGAAAAAGAAAATCACGAAGAAATAGTTCTTGTTAAAGATATTCCATTTTACTCTCTTTGTGAACACCACCTTTTACCATTTTTTGGCAAGGCACATGTGGCTTATATTCCCAAAAAAGATCGGCTATTGGGGCTTTCAAAACTTGCCCGCCTTGTAGACCTTTACTCAAAACGCCTTCAGTTGCAGGAAAGAATTACAAAGCAAATTGCCGATACTATAATGGAAGTTGCAAAGCCATATGGTGCGATGGTTATTTTGGAAGCCGAACATTTGTGTATGACTATGCGTGGCGTTAAAAAGCCAGGCGCGAAAATGGTAACATCGGCAATGCGCGGCATATTTTTAAAAGATGCCCGTACCCGTTCAGAGGCACTTGCACTAATAAAATAA
- the ftsH gene encoding ATP-dependent zinc metalloprotease FtsH produces MKNKNAWLSILLWLGLFLILLQFMTFSGRAKKEQELSYSDFKKFVAEKRIENVTVADEIIKGQLKGADGKIVGFKTVPMNDPELIKDLQANNVANFSGRKETGWLMPLLMNWGPVLILIVFWLWMLKGMQNGGKQMMSFGRSKAKLQNANKKIKITFDDVAGCDESKEELQEIIEFLKDPAKFQRLGGKIPKGVLLYGAPGTGKTLLAKAVAGEAGVPFFSSSGSEFVEMFVGVGASRVRDLFDQGRRSAPCLLFIDEIDAVGRRRFAGIGGGHDEREQTLNQLLVEMDGFDTKEGVILIAATNRPDVLDPALMRPGRFDRQISVPSPDLKGREQILKVHSKNVKLSASVDLGIIARRTPGFVGADLANLINEAALLASRNNKQAVEMEELEEAIDRVLAGPEKKSRMIADKEKKIIAYHESGHALVAKFMPNSDPVHKVSIISRGPALGYTLQLPTEDKYLVTKQELLSKLAVLMGGRAAEEIIFGDITTGAQNDLVKASSIAQRMVTEFGMSEKLGPVAIGRPESEVFMGMDINQEKRHSEKTLDTIDSEVKRIIDEAKTIATSLLKENMGKLVLLADALIEREVLDAQEVEKILGNGIEPVLVDESKPAKENVQEILVKKTQVQGELI; encoded by the coding sequence ATGAAAAATAAAAACGCATGGCTTTCAATTTTGTTATGGCTCGGTCTTTTCTTGATTCTTCTACAGTTTATGACTTTTTCCGGGCGCGCAAAGAAAGAGCAAGAGCTGTCTTACTCCGATTTCAAAAAATTTGTAGCCGAGAAAAGAATTGAAAATGTAACAGTTGCTGATGAGATTATTAAGGGTCAACTTAAAGGAGCCGATGGTAAAATTGTTGGTTTTAAAACCGTTCCAATGAACGACCCTGAACTTATAAAAGACCTGCAGGCAAACAATGTGGCAAACTTTTCTGGTCGAAAAGAAACCGGCTGGCTAATGCCTCTGTTAATGAACTGGGGCCCTGTGCTTATACTTATAGTATTTTGGTTATGGATGTTAAAAGGCATGCAAAATGGCGGTAAACAGATGATGTCTTTTGGCAGAAGTAAAGCGAAACTTCAAAACGCGAATAAAAAAATAAAAATAACATTTGACGATGTTGCTGGCTGCGATGAGTCAAAAGAAGAACTGCAAGAAATAATTGAATTTTTAAAAGACCCTGCGAAATTTCAGCGCCTTGGCGGTAAAATACCAAAAGGTGTTTTGCTCTATGGTGCGCCAGGCACAGGTAAAACATTACTTGCAAAGGCTGTGGCTGGTGAAGCGGGAGTGCCATTTTTTTCATCAAGTGGCTCTGAGTTTGTTGAAATGTTTGTAGGCGTTGGCGCAAGCCGTGTGCGTGACCTATTTGATCAGGGGCGCCGCAGTGCGCCGTGTTTGCTTTTTATCGATGAAATAGACGCTGTCGGCAGGCGTCGTTTTGCCGGCATTGGCGGCGGGCATGATGAGCGGGAACAAACATTAAACCAGTTGCTTGTGGAAATGGACGGGTTTGATACAAAAGAAGGCGTAATATTAATTGCCGCCACAAACAGGCCAGATGTTTTAGACCCTGCGCTTATGCGCCCAGGCCGTTTTGACAGGCAAATTTCTGTTCCAAGCCCCGACTTAAAAGGTAGGGAGCAAATTTTAAAAGTGCATTCAAAAAATGTAAAACTTTCCGCGTCTGTTGACCTTGGCATAATTGCCCGTAGAACGCCCGGCTTTGTTGGTGCCGACTTAGCAAATTTAATAAACGAGGCGGCGTTGCTTGCATCGCGTAACAATAAACAAGCTGTTGAAATGGAAGAGCTAGAAGAGGCAATAGACAGAGTTCTTGCCGGCCCAGAAAAGAAATCAAGAATGATTGCCGATAAAGAAAAGAAAATAATAGCTTATCACGAATCTGGACATGCCTTGGTGGCAAAGTTTATGCCAAACTCAGACCCAGTGCACAAAGTTTCAATAATTTCAAGAGGCCCTGCTTTAGGTTATACTCTTCAGTTACCAACCGAAGACAAATATTTAGTTACAAAACAAGAGTTACTTTCAAAGCTTGCGGTTCTTATGGGTGGCAGGGCGGCAGAAGAGATAATTTTTGGTGATATTACAACAGGTGCTCAAAATGACCTCGTAAAAGCATCTTCCATTGCACAGCGAATGGTTACAGAATTTGGTATGAGTGAAAAACTTGGCCCAGTTGCTATAGGCAGACCTGAGAGCGAAGTATTTATGGGTATGGACATAAATCAAGAAAAGCGACACTCCGAAAAAACATTGGATACAATTGACTCCGAAGTCAAAAGAATTATTGACGAGGCAAAAACAATAGCCACCAGTTTGTTAAAAGAAAATATGGGCAAGTTGGTGCTTTTGGCAGATGCTCTTATAGAAAGGGAAGTGTTAGACGCTCAGGAAGTTGAAAAAATACTCGGTAATGGTATTGAGCCAGTGTTAGTAGATGAGTCAAAGCCAGCTAAAGAAAACGTGCAGGAAATTCTTGTTAAAAAGACGCAGGTTCAAGGGGAGTTAATTTAA
- the hpt gene encoding hypoxanthine phosphoribosyltransferase translates to MKKYRKHLLFSSKKIKNRVCSLGCELSKVYKGKNPLVISVLKGSVVFLSDLIRSFDFDFELDFVHAQSYSAMRCGKLKVAGSISCVVKNRSVLIIEDIIDSGRTLEAIILSLKKQGAKDVKNCVLLDKPSVRKTQVIPNYIGFTVPNYFVVGYGLDYNGKFRGLPSIYYLDRQIRKVKK, encoded by the coding sequence ATGAAAAAATATAGAAAACATTTGTTGTTCTCGTCTAAAAAGATAAAAAACAGGGTTTGCTCGCTTGGTTGTGAGTTATCTAAGGTATATAAGGGTAAAAACCCACTTGTTATTTCTGTTTTAAAGGGTAGTGTAGTTTTTCTATCTGACTTAATAAGAAGTTTCGACTTTGATTTTGAATTGGATTTTGTGCATGCGCAATCATATAGCGCTATGCGTTGTGGTAAATTAAAGGTTGCGGGCTCAATATCCTGCGTTGTTAAAAATCGCAGCGTGCTTATTATTGAAGATATAATTGATAGCGGCCGCACACTGGAAGCAATAATTTTGTCTCTAAAAAAACAGGGCGCAAAAGATGTAAAAAATTGTGTTTTGCTTGATAAACCAAGTGTTAGAAAAACACAAGTTATTCCAAATTACATAGGTTTTACGGTGCCAAATTATTTTGTTGTCGGTTATGGGCTTGATTATAATGGTAAATTTAGAGGGCTACCATCAATATATTATTTAGATAGGCAGATAAGGAAGGTAAAAAAGTAA